The following proteins come from a genomic window of Cronobacter muytjensii ATCC 51329:
- the aceA gene encoding isocitrate lyase, protein MTTTRTQQIQQLEQEWTHPRWEGIRRPYSAQDVVKLRGSVNPECTLAKLGAARMWRLLHGESKKGYVNSLGALTGGQALQQAKAGIEAVYLSGWQVAADANLAASMYPDQSLYPANSVPAVVERINNTFRRADQIQWAAGIEPGDPRYVDYFLPIVADAEAGFGGVLNAFELMKAMIEAGAAAVHFEDQLASVKKCGHMGGKVLVPTQEAIQKLVAARLAADVMGVPTLLIARTDADAADLITSDCDPYDSEFITGERTSEGFFRTRAGVEQAISRGLAYAPYADLVWCETSTPDLDQARRFAEAIHARFPGKLLAYNCSPSFNWKKKLDDKTIASFQEELSAMGYKYQFITLAGIHSMWFNMFDLAHAYAQGEGMKHYVEKVQQPEFAAGKEGYTFVSHQQEVGTGYFDNVTTIIQGGASSVTALTGSTEEAQF, encoded by the coding sequence ATGACGACAACACGTACCCAACAAATTCAGCAGTTAGAGCAGGAATGGACACACCCGCGCTGGGAAGGCATTCGCCGTCCCTATAGCGCGCAGGACGTGGTGAAATTACGCGGGTCGGTTAACCCGGAATGTACGCTGGCGAAGCTTGGCGCTGCCCGGATGTGGCGCCTGCTGCACGGCGAGTCGAAAAAAGGTTACGTCAACAGCCTCGGCGCGCTGACCGGCGGCCAGGCGCTGCAACAGGCGAAGGCAGGGATTGAGGCGGTCTATCTTTCCGGCTGGCAGGTGGCGGCGGACGCTAACCTCGCGGCCAGCATGTATCCGGATCAATCCCTCTATCCGGCCAACTCCGTGCCAGCGGTCGTTGAGCGGATCAACAATACGTTTCGTCGCGCCGATCAGATCCAGTGGGCGGCGGGCATTGAGCCGGGCGATCCGCGCTATGTCGACTATTTCCTGCCGATCGTGGCCGATGCCGAGGCGGGGTTTGGCGGCGTGCTTAATGCGTTCGAACTCATGAAAGCGATGATTGAAGCCGGGGCGGCGGCGGTGCATTTTGAAGATCAGCTCGCCTCGGTGAAAAAGTGCGGTCATATGGGCGGTAAAGTGCTGGTGCCGACGCAGGAGGCCATCCAGAAGCTGGTGGCAGCACGACTGGCGGCGGATGTCATGGGCGTACCGACGCTGCTGATTGCGCGCACCGACGCCGACGCGGCAGATCTCATCACCTCCGACTGCGATCCTTATGACAGTGAATTTATTACCGGCGAGCGCACCAGCGAAGGCTTCTTCCGCACACGTGCGGGCGTTGAGCAGGCCATCAGCCGCGGGCTCGCCTATGCGCCTTATGCGGATCTGGTATGGTGTGAAACCTCCACGCCGGACCTCGACCAGGCACGCCGCTTCGCCGAAGCTATCCACGCGCGTTTCCCCGGCAAGCTGCTGGCATATAACTGCTCGCCCTCATTCAACTGGAAGAAAAAACTCGATGACAAAACCATCGCGTCTTTCCAGGAGGAGCTGTCGGCGATGGGTTACAAATACCAGTTCATCACGCTCGCAGGCATCCACAGCATGTGGTTCAACATGTTTGATCTCGCCCATGCCTACGCGCAGGGCGAAGGGATGAAGCATTACGTCGAGAAAGTGCAGCAGCCTGAGTTTGCCGCAGGCAAAGAGGGCTATACCTTCGTCTCGCACCAGCAGGAAGTGGGCACCGGCTATTTCGACAACGTGACGACCATTATTCAGGGCGGCGCGTCGTCCGTCACGGCGCTGACGGGGTCGACGGAAGAAGCGCAGTTCTGA
- a CDS encoding DNA topoisomerase family protein, producing MARSALFSVPKHEPCPKCGAELLIRSGKHGPFLGCSHYPECDYVRPLKGQADGHIVKVLEGQQCPTCDATLVLRQGRFGMFIGCSRYPECEHTEQIDKPDDTALACPQCSTGHLVQRRSRFGKTFYSCDRYPECQFVINFKPVAGECPECHYPLLIEKKTAQGVKRFCASKQCGKPVTAESDREE from the coding sequence ATGGCAAGGTCAGCACTCTTTTCAGTGCCCAAACACGAGCCCTGCCCAAAATGCGGGGCTGAACTTCTTATTCGTTCCGGGAAACATGGTCCTTTCCTGGGATGTTCGCATTATCCTGAATGTGATTACGTCCGGCCGCTGAAAGGGCAGGCGGATGGTCATATTGTCAAAGTACTTGAAGGGCAGCAGTGTCCGACATGCGATGCGACCCTGGTGCTCCGGCAGGGGCGCTTCGGCATGTTCATCGGCTGTAGCCGCTACCCTGAATGTGAGCATACCGAGCAGATCGACAAGCCCGACGATACCGCGCTTGCCTGCCCGCAGTGCAGCACCGGTCATCTGGTGCAGCGGCGTTCACGCTTTGGCAAAACCTTTTATTCCTGCGATCGCTATCCGGAATGCCAGTTTGTTATTAATTTCAAACCGGTAGCCGGCGAGTGTCCGGAATGTCATTATCCCCTCCTTATAGAAAAGAAAACCGCACAAGGCGTAAAACGTTTTTGTGCCAGTAAACAATGTGGAAAGCCGGTAACGGCGGAATCAGATCGTGAAGAATAA
- a CDS encoding DUF1488 family protein, whose amino-acid sequence MNQAIQFPDREYWDEEQQAVCFPALANGLVLTCAINKTALAARFSADTPQGWLAAFRQHRWDLEEEAEQLIAAQQEDDQGWVWLS is encoded by the coding sequence ATGAATCAGGCGATTCAGTTCCCGGATCGTGAATACTGGGATGAGGAACAGCAAGCCGTTTGCTTTCCGGCGCTGGCGAATGGGCTGGTGTTAACATGCGCTATCAATAAAACTGCCCTGGCGGCCCGCTTCTCCGCTGATACGCCGCAGGGGTGGTTAGCCGCGTTCCGCCAGCACCGATGGGATCTGGAAGAGGAAGCTGAGCAGCTTATCGCTGCCCAGCAAGAGGATGATCAGGGTTGGGTCTGGCTCTCCTGA
- the aceB gene encoding malate synthase A, giving the protein MNQQVITAELAFSQPFGEQERQILTPEAVEFLTELVARFTPQRNSLLAARQQVQHDIDSGKLPDFLSETASIRNGEWKIRGIPDDLLDRRVEITGPVDRKMVINALNANVKVFMADFEDSLAPAWSKVIEGQINLRDAIKGTITWTNEAGKIYQLKPDPAVLVCRVRGLHLPEKHVTWRAEPIPGSLFDFALYFFHNHKNLLAKGSGPYFYLPKTQSWREAAWWSDVFSYAEDRFSLPRGTIKATLLIETLPAVFQMDEILHALRDHIVGLNCGRWDYIFSYIKTLKNHPDRVLPDRQSVTMDKPFLNAYSRLLIKTCHRRGAFAMGGMAAFIPSKESERNTWVLNKVKADKELEAANGHDGTWIAHPGLGDTVMAVFDRALGEYKNQLHVLRDDDAPITAEQLLEPCPGERTEEGMRANIRVAVQYIEAWISGNGCVPIYGLMEDAATAEISRTSIWQWIHHQKTLSNGKQVTKDLFRQMLAEEMRVIQEELGEQRYSHGRFDEAARLMEQITTSDELIDFLTLPGYRLLA; this is encoded by the coding sequence ATGAATCAACAGGTCATTACCGCAGAACTGGCTTTTAGTCAGCCATTTGGCGAACAGGAACGACAGATCCTGACGCCCGAAGCCGTCGAGTTTCTTACTGAACTGGTGGCCCGTTTTACGCCGCAGCGTAACAGCCTGCTCGCGGCGCGCCAGCAGGTGCAGCATGATATCGACAGCGGGAAGCTGCCAGACTTTCTTTCGGAAACGGCTTCCATAAGAAATGGGGAATGGAAAATCCGCGGTATTCCTGACGATCTCCTCGACAGGCGCGTCGAGATAACAGGCCCGGTCGATCGCAAAATGGTGATCAACGCGCTCAACGCGAACGTCAAAGTTTTTATGGCAGATTTCGAGGATTCACTGGCCCCCGCATGGAGCAAAGTGATCGAGGGGCAGATAAACCTGCGCGATGCGATAAAAGGCACCATCACCTGGACCAACGAAGCGGGTAAAATTTATCAGCTCAAGCCCGACCCGGCCGTTCTGGTTTGCCGTGTGCGCGGCCTGCATCTGCCCGAAAAACATGTTACCTGGCGCGCCGAGCCCATTCCCGGCAGCCTGTTTGATTTCGCGCTCTACTTCTTCCATAACCATAAAAATCTGCTGGCCAAGGGCAGCGGCCCTTACTTCTACCTGCCGAAAACCCAGTCCTGGCGCGAAGCCGCCTGGTGGAGCGACGTGTTCAGCTATGCGGAAGACAGGTTCAGCCTGCCACGCGGCACCATTAAAGCCACCTTGCTTATCGAGACGCTGCCCGCCGTTTTCCAGATGGATGAAATCCTGCACGCGCTGCGTGATCATATCGTCGGGTTAAACTGTGGCCGCTGGGATTACATCTTTAGCTACATCAAAACCCTTAAAAACCATCCGGATCGCGTCCTGCCGGACAGACAATCCGTGACGATGGATAAACCTTTCCTGAACGCCTACTCCCGTCTGCTGATTAAAACCTGCCATCGCCGCGGCGCCTTCGCGATGGGCGGCATGGCGGCATTCATTCCCAGTAAAGAGAGCGAGCGCAACACCTGGGTGCTCAACAAAGTGAAAGCCGATAAAGAGCTTGAAGCCGCTAACGGTCATGACGGCACCTGGATTGCCCATCCGGGCCTCGGCGATACGGTGATGGCCGTGTTCGACCGCGCGCTCGGCGAGTATAAAAACCAGCTCCATGTGCTGCGCGACGATGATGCGCCCATTACCGCAGAACAACTCCTTGAGCCGTGCCCCGGCGAGCGCACTGAAGAGGGCATGCGCGCCAATATCCGCGTGGCGGTGCAATACATTGAAGCCTGGATCTCCGGCAACGGCTGCGTGCCGATTTATGGCCTGATGGAAGATGCCGCGACGGCGGAGATCTCGCGCACCTCCATCTGGCAGTGGATCCATCATCAGAAAACGCTCAGCAACGGCAAACAGGTGACCAAAGACCTGTTCCGCCAGATGCTTGCTGAAGAGATGCGCGTGATTCAGGAGGAGCTTGGCGAGCAGCGCTACAGCCATGGCCGCTTTGACGAGGCCGCTCGACTGATGGAGCAAATCACCACCTCTGATGAACTGATCGACTTCCTGACGCTGCCCGGCTATCGCCTGCTGGCCTGA
- the aroE gene encoding shikimate dehydrogenase, which translates to METYAVFGNPVAHSKSPFIHQQFAAQLRIEHPYGRVLAPLDSFLETLEGFFSAGGKGANITMPFKEPAFARADELTERAALAGAVNTLKRLEDGRLLGDNTDGIGLLSDLERLGMIKPRYRILLVGAGGAARGVLLPLLSLDCAVTITNRTFARAQVLADLFSHTGSVSAVALQDLDGHAFDLIINATSSGVSGEIPPLPASLVNEKTACYDMFYQKGLTPFLSWCTTQGATQLADGLGMLVGQAAHAVLLWHGVLPEVAPVIEKLKEELAQ; encoded by the coding sequence ATGGAAACTTACGCCGTTTTTGGTAATCCTGTCGCACACAGCAAATCGCCGTTTATACATCAGCAATTTGCAGCACAGCTCAGGATTGAGCATCCCTACGGACGCGTACTGGCGCCGCTTGATTCGTTCCTGGAGACGCTGGAAGGCTTCTTCAGTGCCGGGGGAAAAGGCGCCAATATTACGATGCCGTTCAAGGAACCGGCTTTTGCCCGTGCGGATGAATTGACCGAAAGGGCGGCCCTGGCTGGGGCGGTCAACACGCTGAAGCGGCTCGAAGACGGACGCTTACTGGGCGATAATACCGATGGTATCGGCTTGCTGAGCGATCTTGAGCGTCTCGGTATGATCAAACCGCGTTACCGTATCCTTCTTGTAGGGGCGGGGGGCGCAGCCAGAGGCGTATTGTTGCCGCTGCTTTCATTAGATTGCGCAGTGACAATAACCAACCGCACTTTTGCGCGTGCGCAGGTGCTGGCGGACCTGTTCAGCCATACCGGTAGTGTCAGCGCCGTTGCGCTCCAGGATCTGGACGGTCATGCATTCGATCTTATTATCAATGCCACCTCAAGTGGTGTTAGCGGTGAGATCCCGCCGCTCCCGGCTTCGCTGGTGAATGAGAAAACGGCGTGCTACGACATGTTCTACCAGAAAGGGCTGACTCCGTTCCTGTCCTGGTGCACAACGCAGGGCGCCACCCAGCTGGCGGATGGATTAGGTATGCTGGTGGGACAGGCGGCCCATGCGGTTCTGCTCTGGCATGGCGTACTGCCGGAAGTGGCGCCTGTCATTGAAAAGCTTAAAGAGGAGCTGGCGCAATGA
- the tsaC gene encoding L-threonylcarbamoyladenylate synthase type 1 TsaC: MKNNQPADATLHIVDVLKNENVIAYPTEAVFGVGCDPDSETAVKRLLELKQRPMEKGLILIAANFEQLEPYIDDKALTPEQREAVFACWPGPVTFVFPAKPSTPRWLTGRFDSLAVRVTNHPQVIALCEAFGKPLVSTSANLSGLEPCRTAQEVLAQFGDDFPVLHGATGGRQNPSEIRDALTGELFRQG; the protein is encoded by the coding sequence GTGAAGAATAACCAGCCTGCGGACGCGACATTGCATATCGTCGACGTCCTTAAAAATGAAAATGTCATCGCTTACCCGACAGAAGCCGTTTTCGGCGTGGGGTGCGATCCGGATAGCGAAACCGCTGTAAAACGTCTGCTTGAACTTAAGCAGCGGCCCATGGAAAAAGGGCTCATCCTGATTGCGGCGAATTTCGAACAACTGGAGCCTTATATAGATGACAAGGCTCTGACGCCTGAACAGCGTGAAGCGGTGTTTGCCTGCTGGCCCGGGCCGGTAACGTTCGTCTTCCCGGCGAAACCGTCAACACCCCGCTGGCTGACCGGCCGTTTTGATTCGCTGGCGGTGCGCGTGACCAATCACCCACAGGTTATTGCGCTGTGCGAAGCCTTCGGTAAGCCTCTGGTATCGACCAGTGCAAATCTCTCCGGACTGGAGCCGTGCCGTACGGCGCAGGAAGTGCTGGCGCAGTTCGGCGACGATTTCCCTGTATTGCATGGCGCAACGGGGGGGCGACAAAATCCTTCCGAGATCCGTGATGCGCTCACAGGTGAACTTTTCCGACAAGGTTAA
- a CDS encoding gamma carbonic anhydrase family protein, with protein sequence MSSVLRSYKNTFPQTGQRVMLDSSSVVIGDVRMADDVGVWPLVVIRGDVNYVSIGARTNIQDGSILHVTHKSSYNPEGNPLRIGEDVTVGHKVMLHGCTIGNRVLVGMGSIVLDGAIIEDDVMIGAGSLVPQNKRLESGYLYLGSPVKQIRPLKDSEREGLRYSANNYVKWKDEYLAQESQTQP encoded by the coding sequence ATGTCTTCTGTATTGCGTTCTTATAAAAATACGTTCCCCCAAACCGGCCAGCGCGTAATGCTGGATAGCTCAAGCGTAGTGATTGGCGATGTGAGAATGGCTGATGATGTTGGCGTCTGGCCTCTGGTGGTTATCCGTGGCGATGTTAATTATGTCTCGATTGGCGCGCGCACCAATATTCAGGATGGCAGCATACTGCACGTCACGCATAAGTCTTCTTATAACCCTGAAGGTAATCCGCTGCGCATTGGCGAAGATGTTACCGTTGGGCATAAAGTTATGCTGCACGGCTGCACGATCGGTAATCGCGTGCTGGTTGGTATGGGATCGATCGTCCTCGACGGCGCCATTATAGAAGACGACGTGATGATAGGCGCCGGCAGCCTGGTGCCACAGAATAAACGACTGGAAAGCGGCTACCTGTATCTCGGCAGCCCGGTAAAACAGATTCGTCCTTTAAAAGACTCGGAGCGGGAAGGACTGCGCTATTCCGCCAATAATTATGTGAAGTGGAAAGATGAGTATCTGGCTCAGGAGAGCCAGACCCAACCCTGA
- the aceK gene encoding bifunctional isocitrate dehydrogenase kinase/phosphatase encodes MPSRGLELLIAQTILQGFDAQYGRFLEITAGAQHRFEQADWHAVQQAMKSRIHLYDHHVGLVVEQLRCIMEGKATDADFLLRVKRHYTELLPDYPRFEIAESFFNSVYCRLYDHRSLTPERLFIFSSQPARRFRTIPRPLAKTFFPEQGWQPLLATLLGDLPLRLPWQDLARDIRYIIAHLNETLGPTRLAQAHLEIANELFYRNKAAWLVGKLRLPDATLPFLLPVHRSDEGKLFVDTCLTGSAGASIVFGFARSYFMVYAPLPAALVEWLREILPGKTTAELYMAIGCQKHAKTESYREYLHYLRHADEQFIEAPGIRGMVMLVFTLPGFDRVFKVIKDRFAPQKEMSEAHVRACYQLVKEHDRVGRMADTQEFENFVIEKRRISPALMALLQQEVGQKLTDMGDAISISHLYIERRMVPLNLWLEQATGQQLRDAIEEYGNAIRQLAAANIFPGDMLFKNFGVTRHGRVVFYDYDEICYMTEVNFRDIPPPRYPEDELSAEPWYSVAPGDVFPEEFRHWLCADPKIGPLFEEMHSDLFSASYWRALQARIREGHVEDVYAYRRRQRFCVRWPNQSSPTEPAISGLTPLTVSEAESGDGPDAPRPSGIFI; translated from the coding sequence ATGCCGTCGCGTGGACTCGAACTCCTTATCGCCCAAACCATCCTGCAGGGTTTTGACGCGCAATATGGCCGCTTTCTGGAGATCACTGCGGGCGCGCAGCACCGCTTCGAGCAGGCCGACTGGCATGCCGTCCAGCAGGCGATGAAAAGCCGCATCCACCTTTATGACCACCACGTCGGGCTGGTAGTGGAGCAACTGCGCTGCATCATGGAAGGAAAGGCCACCGACGCGGACTTTCTGCTGCGCGTAAAGCGCCATTACACCGAGCTGCTCCCTGATTACCCGCGTTTTGAAATCGCCGAAAGCTTTTTCAACTCGGTTTACTGCCGGCTTTACGATCACCGCTCGCTCACACCGGAGCGGCTGTTTATTTTCAGCTCTCAGCCGGCGCGACGTTTTCGCACCATTCCGCGTCCGCTCGCCAAAACGTTTTTCCCGGAGCAGGGCTGGCAACCGCTGCTCGCCACCCTGCTTGGCGATCTGCCGCTGCGCCTGCCGTGGCAGGATCTCGCGCGAGACATTCGCTACATCATCGCGCATCTCAATGAAACGCTCGGCCCGACGCGGCTCGCGCAGGCGCATCTGGAAATCGCCAACGAACTCTTTTATCGCAACAAAGCCGCCTGGCTGGTGGGTAAACTGCGCCTGCCCGACGCCACGCTGCCGTTTCTGCTGCCTGTCCACCGCAGCGACGAAGGCAAACTGTTCGTCGACACCTGCCTTACCGGCAGCGCCGGGGCCAGCATCGTCTTCGGCTTCGCCCGCTCCTATTTTATGGTGTACGCGCCGCTGCCCGCCGCGCTTGTCGAGTGGCTGCGTGAAATCCTGCCGGGGAAAACCACGGCGGAGCTCTACATGGCGATTGGCTGTCAGAAACACGCCAAAACCGAAAGCTACCGCGAATATCTCCACTACCTGCGCCATGCCGACGAGCAGTTCATTGAAGCGCCCGGCATCCGCGGCATGGTGATGCTGGTCTTCACGCTCCCGGGGTTCGACCGGGTTTTCAAAGTCATCAAAGACCGTTTCGCCCCGCAGAAGGAGATGAGCGAAGCGCACGTGCGCGCCTGCTATCAGCTGGTTAAAGAGCATGACCGCGTCGGGCGTATGGCAGACACCCAGGAGTTTGAGAATTTCGTTATCGAAAAACGGCGCATCAGCCCGGCGCTGATGGCGCTGCTGCAACAGGAGGTCGGGCAGAAGCTCACCGACATGGGCGACGCTATTTCCATCAGTCATCTTTATATCGAGCGGCGGATGGTGCCGCTCAACCTCTGGCTTGAGCAGGCGACGGGCCAGCAGTTGCGCGACGCCATCGAAGAATATGGCAACGCCATTCGTCAGCTTGCCGCGGCCAATATTTTCCCCGGCGATATGCTGTTTAAAAACTTTGGCGTCACGCGTCACGGACGGGTCGTTTTCTACGATTACGACGAGATCTGCTACATGACCGAGGTAAACTTCCGCGATATCCCGCCGCCGCGCTACCCGGAAGACGAACTCAGCGCCGAGCCCTGGTACAGCGTCGCCCCCGGCGACGTCTTCCCGGAAGAGTTTCGCCACTGGCTCTGCGCCGACCCGAAAATCGGCCCGTTGTTTGAAGAGATGCACAGCGACCTGTTCAGCGCCAGCTACTGGCGCGCGCTACAGGCGCGTATTCGGGAAGGGCATGTGGAGGATGTATACGCCTACCGTCGGCGCCAGCGGTTTTGCGTGCGCTGGCCAAACCAAAGCAGCCCGACGGAACCTGCTATTTCCGGGCTGACGCCCTTGACGGTGAGTGAAGCAGAGTCAGGGGACGGGCCGGATGCGCCACGCCCCTCAGGCATTTTCATTTAA
- the iclR gene encoding glyoxylate bypass operon transcriptional repressor IclR — protein MVAAVPAKRGKKPRNATAAAAPQATGQVQSLTRGLKLLEWIAESQGSVALTELAQQAGLPNSTTHRLLTTMQQLGFVRQVGDLGHWAIGAHAFIIGSSFLQSRNLLAIVHPILRKLMEDSGETVNLAVLDKSDHQAIIIDQVQCNQLMRMSAPIGGKLPMHASGAGKAFLSQLSEEEVSALLHRQGLKAYTHATLVAPAHLKDDLAQTRKRGYSFDDEEHALGLRCVAACIYDEHHEAFAAISISGPISRMTDDRVTELGALVIRAAKEVTLAYGGVR, from the coding sequence ATGGTCGCTGCCGTACCCGCCAAACGTGGCAAAAAGCCCCGTAACGCCACCGCTGCCGCCGCGCCGCAGGCGACGGGCCAGGTGCAGTCGCTCACGCGCGGCCTGAAACTGCTGGAATGGATCGCGGAATCGCAAGGCAGCGTGGCGCTGACCGAACTGGCGCAACAGGCCGGCCTGCCAAACTCCACCACGCATCGCCTGTTAACGACGATGCAGCAGCTGGGCTTTGTCCGTCAGGTGGGCGATCTCGGCCACTGGGCGATCGGCGCGCATGCGTTTATTATCGGCAGCAGCTTCCTGCAGAGCCGTAACCTGCTGGCGATTGTCCATCCGATTCTGCGCAAGCTGATGGAGGATTCCGGCGAAACCGTGAACCTCGCCGTGCTCGACAAGAGCGATCATCAGGCAATTATTATCGATCAGGTGCAGTGTAATCAGCTGATGCGCATGTCCGCGCCGATTGGCGGCAAGCTGCCGATGCATGCCTCCGGCGCCGGGAAAGCGTTTTTGTCGCAGCTCAGCGAGGAAGAGGTGTCCGCGCTGCTGCATCGTCAGGGGCTGAAAGCCTATACCCATGCGACGCTGGTCGCGCCAGCGCACCTGAAAGACGATCTCGCCCAGACGCGCAAGCGCGGCTACTCCTTTGACGATGAAGAGCATGCGCTCGGCCTGCGCTGCGTGGCCGCGTGCATTTATGACGAGCATCATGAGGCATTCGCCGCGATCTCCATTTCCGGACCTATTTCGCGGATGACCGACGACCGTGTGACGGAGCTGGGCGCGCTGGTGATCCGGGCGGCAAAAGAAGTCACGCTGGCTTATGGTGGGGTTCGCTAA
- the metA gene encoding homoserine O-acetyltransferase MetA, with the protein MPIRVPDELPAVNFLRQENVFVMTTSRASVQEIRPLKVLILNLMPKKIETENQFLRLLSNSPLQVDIRLLRIDSRESRNTPAEHLNNFYCNFDDICNENYDGLIVTGAPLGLVEFNDVAYWPQIKQVLEWAKEHVTSTLFVCWAVQAALNILYGIPKQTRQEKISGVYEHHITQPHALLTKGFDDSFLAPHSRYADFPAALIRDYTDLDILAESEEGDAYLFASKDKRIAFVTGHPEYDALTLAGEYFRDVEAGLAPRVPYNYFPNDDPTRTPRATWRSHGNLLFTNWLNYYVYQITPYDLRHMNPTLE; encoded by the coding sequence ATGCCGATTCGGGTGCCTGATGAGTTACCAGCCGTAAACTTTCTGCGTCAGGAAAATGTCTTCGTGATGACAACATCACGCGCCAGCGTTCAGGAGATCCGTCCGCTTAAGGTGCTGATCCTGAATCTGATGCCCAAGAAAATCGAAACGGAAAATCAGTTCCTGCGGCTCCTGTCTAACTCACCTTTGCAGGTCGATATCCGCTTGCTGCGTATCGACAGCCGTGAATCGCGCAATACGCCTGCGGAGCATCTCAATAACTTCTACTGCAACTTCGACGATATCTGTAATGAGAACTATGACGGCTTAATCGTTACTGGCGCCCCGCTGGGCCTGGTGGAGTTCAATGATGTCGCTTACTGGCCGCAAATCAAGCAGGTGCTTGAGTGGGCGAAAGAGCACGTCACCTCGACGCTTTTTGTCTGTTGGGCTGTGCAGGCTGCACTGAATATCCTGTATGGCATTCCTAAACAGACGCGACAAGAGAAAATCTCCGGGGTCTATGAGCATCACATCACGCAGCCACACGCGTTGCTGACTAAAGGTTTTGACGACTCTTTCCTGGCGCCGCATTCACGCTATGCCGATTTCCCGGCAGCGTTGATCCGCGATTATACCGACCTTGATATTCTTGCCGAATCAGAAGAGGGCGATGCTTACCTGTTTGCCAGTAAGGATAAGCGTATCGCGTTTGTCACCGGCCATCCGGAATATGACGCTTTGACGCTCGCAGGCGAATATTTTCGCGATGTTGAAGCAGGTCTTGCGCCACGCGTCCCCTACAACTACTTCCCGAATGACGATCCCACCAGGACGCCGCGCGCTACCTGGCGGAGCCATGGCAACCTGCTTTTCACCAACTGGCTCAACTATTACGTGTACCAGATCACTCCATACGATCTGCGCCATATGAACCCTACGCTCGAATAA